Below is a genomic region from Falco naumanni isolate bFalNau1 chromosome 17, bFalNau1.pat, whole genome shotgun sequence.
TAAAGAGAATAATAGAAATAAACCTCATGCAAACTTGGCAATGTAACTCCCACCTTGGGCAATGTGTGGCTCTCCTCAGGAGCTTATCCCTCAGGACTTCAGTTTAACTTAGCCTTAAATGCTCCATATGCTTCCACACCATAGCTTGCCTCAGGTGTCCTTACTAGTACTGACTGTACATCTTATTCCATCTGGTTGCTTTCTGGTATATCCCAGCAGTTATAATTAAAATTTGCCTTTGCAGTTCACACACAGGCTTTCGGAATGACTTTGCTGTGCTCCGCTGCCGATGTGTGTGGATGTTCTTTGCTGGTTGCATGGGTTTGCATTTGTGGCCATTGTGTTGGCCAGGGTTTGCTGCGATTGTCTGGTGTCAGGATAGAGCTGTGAGGGGTTGGAGATGGGGCTGGGAAACAGGCCGGTTTGGAGAGTCGTGCCGTGGTTTAAAGGCAGGGAAGTTTGCTGAAGCTTTTTAATCTACTGCACCTGGCAAGTCTGTCATTCATCATAGTTAAAGTGATGTTAAATGGATTACCAAGCTTCCATGCACCCTGAATTTATTGTGTGGTTTTAAATAAGACTTTATATGGTCATTGTGGTAAAATCAGCCATTAATACATGTCTAATTCATCACTCTGCAGAAAGCGGGTGCTGTCTAATATCGATGCCATTCTAATATCAGTGCAATCTGCCGTGGAAATGGTAATGCGTAGGCTTGACCTCTCAGGCTGAACTTTCAGGGTAGTATGTGGGTGGTAATGACCTCTGAGATTGCAGTACGTCAGGAGGCAGGAGATTGTCTTCTGCAGGACATGATTTTACCAAGTTGGCTCCAGAACTGCCGGCGCAGTGTGGTGGTTTAGCTGTCTAATCCCGTTAGCTGTCTTAGGAGCAGCTATTTTGATTGTTCCACAAACCTCTTTGCTTTAAGCTTATAAACCCTGTGACTAGATAACTGTGGAGAGGAGATGtgggcagcagggtgctggcatGATGTGAGGAGGCCACATATGTGGTGTGAAGGCAAACCTGAGGTCCAGAGCCAGAAGTGGTGGAGGTCAGCCTGGCTGCGTTCACCTGGAGCTCCCTGGTTGCCTCTGGACTCACAAGCTGGGCAGCTCTATCtcctcatttttaaaatcttccctttctcctAGGGCAGGATGAGACAGCTATAACTTGTAGAGAAGTCCTAATCTTGGGAACCGAAGTGTGATTAACGGAGTTTGCAGCTGCCTTGGACAAAGACGTGATTGTCATCTCAGTTTAACCGTTTGTCAACTGTTTAGCTCTGCTTGTCGCAGCAGTGATGCTTCTAAATGACAGTAACGCGTGAGAGCTCAGACCTGGCAGTAACTTTGTttgcagctggcaggcagcatcCACACACACCGGCAATGGAGCATGGCAGAGTCACTCCGAAAGCTCGTGAATTGCAAAGACAAATTTTAACTATAAGTACTGGGATGCAGCCACAGACATTCAGGCCCTTGGTTTATCCATGCAGTAAGTGTGCCACAGGGAATTCCAGGTCAGCCTTCCCTGTCCCTGAGGGTGTGCTGCAAGTGTAGGACCTGTTTAAAGCTGGAattggggaggagggggaggatgACAGAGATTCATCAGCTGATGGCTTTCTTCAGGCCTGaattctcctttctttcatgttttcctaTGAAATTACCATTGGTATCAATGAGGTGTTGGATTGTTCAGCCTTGCCAGAGACCGAAGGCTTGGTCAGGGGCTATATGAAGTGTTTCTTGAAGGCCATTTTTAATTGGActctcctcttttccccatAAGGAAAAGGAACCTCATACTTGATTCAAAGCTTGAAGAGTTTTTGTGAGGACTCGGTAAGATTCCTCCTCCGCAATGTGCTGCTGggtttattttaacagaaataattgtcAACAAAAACGATTGTTGGTTGTACATTATGAAAATGTAAGGGTGAATTTGTCTGCGTTCTTATGTGCTGGGATTCTGATCTTAGCTTGTGCAGCTCTAGGAAGAGCCATGCATTCGGCACCGGTGTCAGGCAGCATTCCTTTTCCATAATCTCCTGCTGTTTGTGtcaattgttttgcttttagctAAACAGTGGCATATTGCTGGTACATCTCCTCCCAGTTTGTGTACAAGGTGTGTAGCCTGCTCCtacctctgccctgctgccccggTCTCTGCCACTGAGCGGGTTAAGAGGGATTTTCTGCCCCAGTCATGACTGGCAGGACTCTTTCCTTTCTGCGCCTTGGGCAGGATCTTTCAGCTGTAGCTGTCTGGAGGGTTAATTTGAGCAACGTGACATAGTCCTGAATGCAACAGATTCTTACCAAGTCTGGGAGAGATTTTTAAATAGGCGGAAGTCCTCCAATATTAGAGTCTGGCAGTGCTCTGGGTGCAGCCCTGAAGTGTGGATGTATTTCCATACCCTCCAGGATGACTCTGCCATTGCGTGTCTCCACGCTtcaatttttccatttgtgaCACCCCAATAAGCCTGGAAGCTAGTATTACTCTAGCTAGTATATTCTGTATTAGATGGTTGTAGTGGCTTTGTGAGGGAGCCCAGAAAAgatagaatatttatttatatttttttttttcagctgtgcagcagctgtagcCTGTTAGGAGGATGGcttttttaaatagctctgGGCACAAGGCACAAATCTGTGCCATTAAACCCACATAACCCTCTCTGCAACTTGGGCATGTCTGTCACCGTGTGAGACAAGTGCCCCCCTTCCCCGCTGGCCTGTGTCAGAAGGGAGGTGCTGCCAGAGGTACAGGACCACCAGCCCACTCGCTCCCAGAGCGGTCTCACCGTGGGGCTTCATGGGGAGGGTGAGGCCACCACCCTCAGCTCTTCCCTGGGggcccccagctgcccctggaGTGGAGCCAGAAGCACAAGTGAAACCAATTTGCCCATCGGTGAGAGaaggctttgaaaataaacatagcTAGAAAGCACTGGtactgtataaaatatttattgattttgcaaaatgttGTAAAATGcatctgtaagaaaaataagaaaccGTGCTGTGCATCTTGCACATTTTTATACCaacaaaaggtatttttccccccactgctgcacagcagcaaataGAACCGTTCACTCCTTCCGAGCCCGGTGGTCTCCTCCAGGcagcccttctccctcctcGCTGGAACCACCGCGGGTACAAGCGGACAGCAGAGTCTCTCGTGCGTGGGGCGCTCAGGACGCGTGCGGTCTGGTCACCAGGGCCCTCTGCACCACCGCCGCCTTCGCGCCCTTGCCCAAGATCACGTCCTCCCGTTTCTGGGCGAGCATCTGCCCTCGCCTCGGGGCAGGtgtcctctcctcctcctcctccagcctgccctgggcGGTGAAGGGGCTGCACACCGTCTCCACCAGGCCGATGACCACGCCGAGGAAGGCCAGCACGCTGCCCAGCACGTACAGCTTCACCATCTTCCTGCCGGGCTTCTGGCTCAGCATCTCCCTGGCGAAGGGGATCAGCTCCTGCACGGTTTCCATCTCCCGGCGGCCGCTCGGAGGGTGCCGGTTctgcaggagaggagggggcaCGTCAGGCACAGCCGGGCGCTTCCCCCCGCGCCGCTCggacccccgcccgcccccgccccgctcggAGCGCGCCCGGGTGATGGATGTTCCgccccggcgggggctgcccggcaGCGCGGACCCTTcacagccgcccccccccccgcggcgtGCCCCCGCGCACCCCCTTACCCAGAGCCGGGGTGGTGGGGAGCGCTGCGGGctggctcggctcggctcggcagctgctgcccgccgccaccgccgccgccttATATggccgccggggcgggcggggccggggcggggccggaGCAGCCGCCAGCacgggccgccccccgccgccttGGCCGCGGTTGCCCTTAATCCGGccaggctaaaaaaaaacccctttttatttcttttcctcccccctcttctttttttatccttctgtcctttttttccccctttttttcttttttctttttcctttattcccctttcttcttctcttctttccttctcttttcttcctctcttctcttcttcttttttctcatcttctcttctttttcttcttctcttctttccttctcttttcttcctctcttctcttcttcttttttctcatcttctcttcttcttcttctcttctttccttctcttttcttcctctcttctcctttttttctcatcttctcttctttttcttcttctcttctttccttctcttttcttcgtctcttcttattttcttcttctcttctcctcttcttttttctcatcttctcttctttttcttcttctcttcttcttctcttcttctcaactcttcttcttcttctcttcttctccttttcttcttctcttctcctcttcttttttctcctcttctttttcttccttttttcctccttctcttcttcttttccttttcttcttcttttccttctcttcttctctccatcttctctgcatcttttcttcttttcttcttctacaAAACTCATTactctttccctccccccaccccccaaaaaataaattgaCCTCAAAGTCTGATTTCAGAGCCAAGACATCATACGTGCAACTTGCAGTGCAGCTCCATGCCTGCTTCTGTAAGAAATGTTCAATATATTAGCGGGAGCTTTGCTGAGCCAGCCCTTTGGAGCGAGGGAGAGAGTCTGTGCCCATAGCCCATAAAATATTACAGCGTTTGGGTCTAGAGCTTGGTTTGTGCATGGTCCCATTCAGCAAAGAGGTGTCTTTGCTTTGCTGCCCTTTCTTGCAGTGAAGTGGGTAAAAAAAGTGCCTTGGGGAGGCGTAGCAAAGGTGTTACCCAGGACAAGGTGTGAAGACGTTAAAGGTTTCTATAGGTGGTTCATGGCAAAGGGAACCATTAGATAGCAGATAGACGTGACGTGTGACAGCACATTGATGTCTTGGAAATGAGAGAATAACTGGGAATTCCCAAGCTAGTGAAAGTTACTGTTAAGaccctgtttttcagttttcctacACTTGATGCTGAAACTCTGTAATACCCACTTGTGTCACTCCTTGTGATTCACCTAAAGGACAGCACATTtccattttggggaaaaaacagaaggcTCCACTGTCACACTTCTTCCCTGGCTTGCTGCCGAAGAGCATTGCATCAATAACACACAGCAAATTACATCATCTGCTGGCTCCGTCGGCACACATATACTGCACTGGCTGGGAGGGCCATATGCATTTCAGTGGCTGCTGACCTTAGGGAAGTTGCTAAAGCCACAAGAAGTTGTTGGGATTTACAACTTCTGATTTCGCATGGCAGGTGATGGTGTCTGGACAGATTTCTCACGTGATCCGTGTGGCTGAGGGTGGGAATtgtgctgccagggcagcagatACAAACTACCCCACGGTGTGAGCTGGTGCGATAGCAGTGCTTTTAAGGAGCGGCTGGTGTGTGGGAAGGGGTGAAGGCTCAGAGGGAGCCTTCGGAAGATGCTGTAAaggaggctgcagcccagcagctccccaggctggaTTTCCTGGAGTGGCACCCCGGGGTGTTCCAACCCTGCTGAGGCACAGCCCGGACGTTGGGCAGGCGGCCCCCAAAGCAAACTGGAGCTGGAGGGGGCTTGTCCTCAAACCAGGCAGAGAAAAATGGGGGTTCTCTTACTCCGTGCTCCCAGCACATGGAAAAGGACTGTGgcacagggaatgggggtttGATGCCGCTGAGCTGGGTTTTATCTTGGCCCACCTGGGAGAAACCTCCGTGTGATGTGAATGACTGGGGCTGTGtttccccttcctgctgctgctgcgacACCGCTGGTGCCGCAGCTGGCGCGTCCGTGTGCCTGGCAGAGCCGAGGCTGAGCACCGCTTCTGTTCTGGGTGTGGGACGGGGCAGAAGAGAGCTCTGAGAAATGGGGGAACTGCTGCAGCGTGTGTTCATTAGCTAGAGAACTTCCTTCTTTCATTAGAGGTTTTGAACACCTTCCTTTCTGGAAACCTGCCCTGCGAGGTGATACTGCCCAAATTCTGATCGAAAATCACTGAACTGGCTCATAAGGGTTGGatcagatgatctttaaggtcccttccaacccattCTCTGATTCAGTAATTAAAACCAGCCTAAAGTCTGGCTTTTGTTGGGGTCACAACTCCAAATTCTTGTTTGTACTCCTCCATGGTGTCTTCCTGCCATCttctcctgccctgcccggggTTCTGGGCATTAACGCCCCACTTGGCTCCCTGACGGTGGGAACGCGGGCGCTGACTGTCCCGCCTCACAAAGGGACAAGCTGCTTgagtttgtttggggttttgttttggtcatcacccaccccccccctccttgctgagctctgctgtgggcATGTGTGGAGCAGTGAGTCACCCCTCGCTCCTCACATCCCGCACATGGGGGGGTGGCTGGTGGCTTTCCCCGCTGccacccctcctgccacccGCAGCACCCGCCCTGGGCGGGAGAGCATTGCACAGCAAGCAGAGCGCTCCAAGGAAACACTGCTGGTGAAaacttggggatttttttgcaagttttgaATGTGCTTAGGAAACTGGATTGCAGGACTGGCTGTAAAAGTTGCTAAAGACTTGTCTATCCCTCCTCAGcgtctgctttttttttttctttaaataaaaggtcCTTATCTTCTCTGCCAACTTGGCAGCAAAGGTTGCAGCTGATTCCTGCATTCAagctatgtttttttcttctgcaacgCTTTGAAAAATGACCATTGCAGAAACGATAGCTGAAGGAGACAGCAATTAGACAGGGAAAGTTCAAGGTCACCGTAcctccagccagggctggctgcatgGCGAGGCTACCAGCTCTTTGCAGTGTAAGACGTGCTCTCGCCTTCCAGCCCCAGAGCATGACGAGCGGTGTGAGCTGCTCAGGCCCTGCACAAACACTTGAAAGCAGCGTGTCTGTGCAGCGCACAGCCCCAGAAACAAAGGTCAGTGTGAAGTGTTGGAGTCGTGACATTTTGCCTAAAAAAAgttgaggtggtttttttttggttttgttttagctttttttgggttttttttttttgtttttttttttgtgaggcaGGATTTTCTTTGCCTCCCGAGCCTTCTATTTCAAAGTCTCTTTTCTAACATGAGGGCTGGGAAGGGtactttttaattcattaaatacTGATGGAGATGTCTGTGCAATCCTGAAGTACTAAGAGCTGGAGCTGTGGGGGGAGCACAGAGCTCAGGATAATTCTAAGCATTAACCAAGCAGCTGATAGTCATCTGTGGCAAATGCCTCTTATAGCAGCACTCAGATTGTGttgatttaattaaataatatttaattcaattttgttttgaatttgagTAACAAAGTCTGTGCAAGCTCGTTGTGTGGACATTTAAATTGGATTAAGAGTAGATAAAAGGATTAATGATTAACACTAAATTAGACTAATTTTAGCTGTTCCTAATCTTATTTAGGAGAGTCTGCACAAGGAGGTTGTCAGGTTTAATTGCAGCGTTGATTAAACCAGGCTTTATAGCTGGGAGAACTGTAGGAGTTTAACGTCATCTGGAAGAAGGGCTCTGCCTGAATGTGTGAAGCAGTGCGAGCACTTCAGGCTTAACCTGAATATTGCTGGCTGGGGGAAGGCCCAGGTGTGTGACTGCTCGGAGTGCCCCAGCGAGACGATGCTCCGCAGCCTGGCTCCACTCACCGGCTTCGCACGCGCTGAGCTCGGCCGATGCCTGGTGCGCAGCGCTGGAGCTGCCAGCTCGTGTAACGCTGCTCTGAGTTTGCCTCGGGGGTGCAGGCGAAGGTGCGCCGCAACCATTGCTGCGccggggcagctctgcaggagcccAAAGTGAAGTCGCCTGCTTGCACGGCTTGTTTCGCACAGGGATGACCTTGGTGCTGCCGTCGGGAGCCAGAGCACCCGAGTGACGCGATGGGTGGGTGTGCgtgaggagaggagcagggagcacttccagctctgcagaagggcTGGAGAGGGGTCGCTCCCCGGGCTGTGAGCCCTGGGGCTTGCAGGTGGCTCGGCTCTGGTTTCAGCTGCGGCCCTTGGCCGGCGCTCAGCTCCATGCTGGCAGCGTGGCCACATCCTGCGCAGGGGCATGGCAGGCGCTGGCCATGTGGCGGGTGCGTGCTGGTGGCTTGGCAGGG
It encodes:
- the G0S2 gene encoding G0/G1 switch protein 2 — protein: METVQELIPFAREMLSQKPGRKMVKLYVLGSVLAFLGVVIGLVETVCSPFTAQGRLEEEEERTPAPRRGQMLAQKREDVILGKGAKAAVVQRALVTRPHAS